Proteins from a single region of Microbacterium sp. zg-Y818:
- a CDS encoding SDR family oxidoreductase, which produces MAVPFPADRTVILTGAASPRGIGRATAYHLAELGWNVGIIDVDGEAAAATAQDVADTHDVKAVGVGANLADREQAIAAVDELESQLPQLVALVNFAGVSSPVPYLEVTPEEWHRVMGVNLEGVHWVTQRVAASLVASGVGRIIGISSVSAQRGGGTFSKTPYSASKAGVIGLMRSIARELGPLGITANVISPGPIDTDIMGGTLTDERKQAMAADGVLPRIGNPLDIAAAVAYLISEDAGFVTGQTLNVDGGLYMH; this is translated from the coding sequence ATGGCCGTCCCGTTCCCCGCTGACCGCACCGTCATCCTCACGGGGGCGGCGAGCCCCCGCGGCATCGGCCGGGCCACGGCGTACCACCTGGCCGAACTCGGCTGGAACGTCGGCATCATCGACGTCGACGGCGAGGCGGCCGCAGCCACCGCGCAGGACGTCGCGGACACCCACGACGTCAAGGCGGTCGGGGTGGGGGCGAATCTCGCCGACCGCGAGCAGGCGATCGCCGCCGTCGACGAGCTCGAGTCGCAGCTCCCGCAGCTCGTCGCCCTCGTGAACTTCGCCGGAGTCTCCTCGCCGGTGCCGTATCTCGAGGTCACCCCCGAGGAGTGGCACCGGGTGATGGGGGTCAACCTCGAGGGCGTGCACTGGGTGACCCAGCGCGTGGCGGCATCCCTCGTCGCCTCCGGCGTCGGTCGCATCATCGGCATCTCGTCGGTGTCGGCCCAGCGCGGCGGCGGCACGTTCTCGAAGACCCCGTACTCGGCGTCGAAGGCGGGGGTCATCGGGCTCATGCGCTCCATCGCGCGCGAGCTCGGTCCCCTCGGCATCACCGCGAACGTGATCTCCCCCGGACCCATCGACACCGACATCATGGGAGGCACCCTCACCGACGAGCGCAAGCAGGCCATGGCGGCCGACGGCGTACTGCCGCGCATCGGCAACCCCCTCGACATCGCCGCCGCGGTGGCGTATCTCATCAGCGAAGACGCCGGATTCGTGACGGGTCAGACCCTGAACGTCGACGGCGGTCTCTACATGCACTGA
- a CDS encoding GntR family transcriptional regulator, which translates to MTVQQDTGALSALSGTIERRGLRDHVYDRILQLLLSGEVAPGARLSIDTIARHLQVSPTPVREAMVQLERTGLVTREALKGYRVAPRLKPSQLAELFDARLMLETTAARLATPASPAMLAELRAAQEHHRRIGEEVIATMSAGDTNLALTTAYFAADAAFHRVVFDHCGNHYLTEMSEALGAQLHRMRQAALHGVTDVREAIAEHAAIVEAFAGDDARAPERAMRRHIELVRSRSLDVERGD; encoded by the coding sequence ATGACGGTGCAGCAGGACACCGGCGCACTGAGCGCCCTCTCGGGCACCATCGAGCGGCGGGGCTTGCGCGACCACGTCTATGACCGCATCCTGCAGCTGCTGCTCAGCGGCGAGGTCGCCCCGGGGGCGCGGCTGTCGATCGACACGATCGCCCGCCACCTGCAGGTGTCTCCCACCCCGGTACGCGAGGCGATGGTGCAGCTGGAGCGCACGGGGCTGGTCACCCGGGAGGCGCTCAAGGGCTACCGGGTCGCGCCCCGGCTGAAGCCGTCGCAGCTGGCCGAGCTGTTCGACGCGCGCCTCATGCTCGAGACGACTGCGGCCCGCCTGGCCACCCCCGCCTCACCGGCGATGCTCGCCGAGCTCCGCGCCGCGCAGGAGCACCACCGTCGCATCGGCGAAGAGGTCATCGCGACGATGTCCGCCGGTGACACCAACCTGGCGCTGACGACGGCGTACTTCGCGGCGGATGCCGCCTTCCACCGCGTCGTGTTCGATCACTGCGGCAACCACTACCTCACCGAGATGTCCGAGGCGCTCGGAGCACAGCTGCACCGCATGCGCCAGGCGGCGCTTCACGGTGTCACCGACGTGCGCGAGGCGATCGCCGAGCACGCCGCCATCGTCGAAGCCTTCGCCGGCGACGACGCCCGCGCGCCGGAGCGGGCGATGCGCCGGCACATCGAGCTGGTGCGCTCACGCTCGCTCGACGTCGAACGCGGCGACTGA
- a CDS encoding TIM barrel protein → MTDTSTLALNSQTWPIAVCMHGFSQVDREGTALHDAAPEVWDRMFAEVARLGFTAIELADSHIRPADLTPSRREELLAISGSYGVTPISVHVQRQSVIQPGRGEENLAYAHRTIDASAELGLQVFSTGLHQPFSDAQRRALWFWTAPGPVDPDDADTRALAVKRLRELGEHAASVGLPMSLEMYEDTYLGTADSAVRLIEEIGLDNVGLNPDIANLIRLHRPIEDWREMHEKTLPYANYWHVKNYTRDQALDGSWFTSVPTTMEQGLINYRAMVSLAIEVGFRGPFLMEQYGGDSLGVCAGNRTYLQSLLPQPAGA, encoded by the coding sequence ATGACAGATACGTCGACCCTCGCCCTGAACAGCCAGACCTGGCCGATCGCCGTCTGCATGCACGGGTTCTCGCAGGTGGATCGAGAGGGCACGGCGCTGCACGACGCCGCCCCCGAGGTGTGGGACCGGATGTTCGCGGAGGTCGCCCGCCTCGGGTTCACCGCCATCGAGCTGGCTGACAGCCACATCCGTCCCGCCGACCTCACGCCCTCCCGTCGGGAGGAGCTCCTCGCGATCTCCGGCTCGTACGGCGTCACGCCGATCTCGGTGCACGTCCAGCGCCAGAGCGTGATCCAGCCGGGACGCGGCGAAGAGAACCTCGCCTACGCCCACCGCACCATCGACGCGTCGGCTGAACTCGGTCTGCAGGTGTTCTCCACGGGCCTGCATCAGCCCTTCTCGGACGCCCAGCGGCGGGCGCTGTGGTTCTGGACGGCGCCCGGTCCCGTGGACCCCGACGACGCCGACACCCGCGCGCTCGCCGTGAAGCGCCTGCGCGAGCTCGGGGAGCACGCGGCATCCGTGGGGCTCCCGATGTCGCTGGAGATGTACGAGGACACCTACCTCGGCACCGCCGACAGCGCCGTGCGCCTCATCGAGGAGATCGGCCTGGACAACGTCGGACTGAACCCCGACATCGCCAACCTCATCCGCCTGCACCGGCCCATCGAGGACTGGCGCGAGATGCACGAGAAGACGCTGCCGTACGCGAACTACTGGCACGTGAAGAACTACACCCGCGACCAGGCCCTCGACGGCAGCTGGTTCACCTCGGTGCCCACCACCATGGAGCAGGGACTCATCAACTACCGCGCCATGGTCTCGCTCGCGATCGAGGTGGGGTTCCGCGGGCCGTTCCTCATGGAGCAGTATGGCGGCGACAGCCTCGGGGTCTGCGCCGGCAACCGCACCTACCTGCAGTCGCTGCTGCCGCAGCCCGCGGGCGCCTGA
- a CDS encoding triose-phosphate isomerase family protein — MLIGASLKMYFSHARTVAWTREVSAMAAAHPAVADGRVSPFVIPQYPSIAACVEIGRPVGLAVGAQDIATEDEGPYTGEVSGAVLAEVGCRYVEVGHAERRRLFGDTGDVVAAKVAAAQRNRIVPLLCVGEADQRDPASAAAEVVRQIDSGLAAARAAGLHRPVVIAYEPIWAIGAAEPAGADHIRAVCGALRAHLAVAPEQASVIYGGSAGPGLLTDIADAVDGVFLGRFAHDPAAFGEILDEASRLTPASQEDPR, encoded by the coding sequence ATGCTGATCGGTGCGAGCCTGAAGATGTACTTCTCCCACGCCCGCACCGTGGCGTGGACGCGGGAGGTGTCCGCCATGGCCGCCGCCCACCCCGCCGTCGCCGACGGCAGGGTGTCGCCCTTCGTCATTCCGCAGTATCCCTCCATCGCGGCGTGCGTGGAGATCGGCAGGCCGGTGGGACTGGCCGTCGGCGCGCAGGACATCGCGACGGAGGATGAGGGACCGTACACGGGCGAGGTCAGCGGCGCGGTGCTGGCGGAGGTCGGATGCCGCTACGTCGAGGTCGGCCACGCCGAGCGGCGACGTCTGTTCGGGGACACCGGAGACGTCGTGGCGGCGAAGGTGGCCGCCGCGCAGCGCAACCGGATCGTTCCGTTGCTCTGCGTGGGGGAGGCGGATCAGCGTGACCCCGCCTCCGCCGCGGCGGAGGTCGTGCGGCAGATCGACTCCGGCCTGGCGGCGGCGCGTGCGGCGGGCCTGCACCGCCCGGTCGTGATCGCCTATGAGCCGATCTGGGCGATCGGGGCGGCCGAGCCGGCGGGTGCCGATCACATCCGCGCCGTCTGCGGGGCCCTGCGTGCCCACCTCGCCGTCGCTCCCGAGCAGGCATCGGTCATCTACGGCGGAAGCGCCGGTCCCGGCCTGCTCACCGACATCGCCGACGCCGTCGACGGGGTCTTCCTCGGCCGCTTCGCGCACGACCCGGCCGCGTTCGGCGAGATACTTGATGAGGCGTCGCGTCTGACGCCGGCATCCCAGGAGGACCCGCGATGA
- a CDS encoding MFS transporter — protein MSTTSDSAAARVLLDSPHLHSGIKKATYRLMPMLIILYFVAFLDRTNVGFAEEALSVDRGITAGAYALGAGIFFIGYAIFEIPSNLLLNKFGARFWLARIAITWGIVAALFAFVTNDTMFVWLRFLLGVTEAGLFPGVIMFLAQWFPNKRRVQMFALFYLAQPFSQMIGAPLSGGLISFGEQFTPWAGWQVMFFTEGMLAVVAGIAAIFFLVDSPQKAKFLTDDEKFAMKAVMEHEDAIKNDDGPRGIGAALVNWKVWYFTVIYFCLQIAVYGTTFYLPQQVSGLIGRAVGWEVGLVTAIPWAVGLFACYYVGKHAHTLRRRRTWGAAFFIITGLSIFVSAWAGANGQALLGIAAITVAVASFLSTGPITWSFPTAFLTGAAAATGIGLINSLGNLGGFVAPIMRTGINEAFPTDSGAWGVVSLGVFGFLGAIMMLCTKFFRSRADALLEDAEARVPGH, from the coding sequence GTGTCAACCACTTCGGACAGCGCCGCTGCGCGCGTACTGCTGGACAGCCCACACCTGCACAGCGGCATCAAGAAGGCGACCTATCGCCTCATGCCGATGCTCATCATCCTGTACTTCGTCGCGTTCCTCGATCGCACGAACGTCGGATTCGCCGAGGAGGCCCTCTCGGTCGACCGCGGCATCACCGCCGGGGCGTATGCGCTGGGCGCCGGCATCTTCTTCATCGGCTACGCGATCTTCGAGATCCCGTCGAACCTGCTGCTGAACAAGTTCGGCGCCCGTTTCTGGCTCGCCCGCATCGCCATCACGTGGGGCATCGTCGCGGCGCTGTTCGCCTTCGTGACGAACGACACGATGTTCGTGTGGCTGCGCTTCCTCCTCGGCGTCACCGAGGCGGGGCTCTTCCCCGGCGTCATCATGTTCCTGGCGCAGTGGTTCCCCAACAAGCGCCGCGTGCAGATGTTCGCGCTGTTCTACCTCGCCCAGCCGTTCTCGCAGATGATCGGCGCCCCCCTGTCGGGCGGCCTCATCAGCTTCGGCGAGCAGTTCACCCCCTGGGCCGGCTGGCAGGTGATGTTCTTCACCGAGGGCATGCTCGCCGTCGTCGCCGGCATCGCCGCCATCTTCTTCCTCGTCGACTCGCCGCAGAAGGCGAAGTTCCTCACCGACGACGAGAAGTTCGCGATGAAGGCGGTGATGGAACACGAGGATGCCATCAAGAACGACGACGGCCCGCGGGGCATCGGCGCGGCCCTGGTGAACTGGAAGGTCTGGTACTTCACCGTCATCTACTTCTGCCTGCAGATCGCCGTGTACGGCACGACGTTCTACCTGCCGCAGCAGGTCTCCGGACTGATCGGCAGGGCCGTGGGCTGGGAGGTGGGTCTGGTGACCGCCATCCCGTGGGCGGTGGGCCTCTTCGCCTGCTACTACGTCGGCAAGCACGCGCACACGCTGCGTCGCCGGCGCACCTGGGGCGCGGCCTTCTTCATCATCACGGGCTTGTCGATCTTCGTGTCGGCCTGGGCCGGAGCGAACGGGCAGGCGCTGCTGGGCATCGCCGCGATCACCGTCGCGGTGGCGTCGTTCCTGTCGACCGGTCCGATCACGTGGTCCTTCCCCACGGCGTTCCTCACCGGCGCCGCTGCGGCCACCGGCATCGGCCTGATCAACTCGCTCGGCAACCTCGGCGGCTTCGTGGCTCCCATCATGCGCACCGGCATCAACGAGGCCTTCCCGACGGACTCCGGGGCGTGGGGCGTGGTCTCGCTCGGCGTCTTCGGCTTCCTCGGGGCGATCATGATGCTCTGCACGAAGTTCTTCCGCTCCCGGGCGGACGCGCTGCTCGAAGACGCAGAGGCCCGCGTTCCCGGTCACTGA
- a CDS encoding NAD(P)-dependent oxidoreductase — MARHPQVAFVGLGAIGLPMAESIVRAGLPLVGVEPAAAGRERAEAAGVRTVADIADAGDVDVVVVMVATGGQLTAVVDAALAAGTVAGRTWIVSATVGPDAVRAEGARLESAGAAVVDAPVSGGVARAGRGDLVLFASGSEDALAAAIPVLEALGTARVVGDRLGEGQAVKVVNQHLAAVHIVAAAEALALAERLDLDPAFVLDVVGGGAAASFMLGDRGPRMLAGEEAPVLSQVGIFVKDTGLVADAAEAVGIDLPVLQAARERFLAADARGLGRRDDSSVIETYRAGDGR, encoded by the coding sequence ATGGCCCGTCATCCGCAGGTCGCCTTCGTCGGACTCGGTGCGATCGGCCTGCCGATGGCCGAGAGCATCGTTCGGGCCGGGCTCCCGCTCGTGGGCGTGGAGCCCGCCGCCGCAGGCCGGGAACGCGCCGAGGCGGCCGGTGTGCGCACCGTCGCCGACATCGCCGATGCCGGTGACGTCGACGTCGTGGTCGTCATGGTCGCCACCGGCGGGCAGCTGACGGCGGTGGTGGATGCCGCGCTCGCCGCGGGCACCGTCGCCGGGCGCACCTGGATCGTCTCGGCGACCGTCGGACCCGACGCCGTGCGCGCCGAGGGCGCGCGGCTCGAGTCCGCCGGCGCCGCGGTCGTCGACGCGCCCGTCAGCGGCGGGGTCGCCCGCGCCGGACGGGGAGACCTGGTGCTCTTCGCCTCGGGATCAGAGGACGCGCTCGCGGCCGCCATCCCGGTGCTCGAGGCCCTCGGCACCGCCCGTGTGGTGGGCGACAGGCTCGGCGAGGGGCAGGCCGTGAAGGTCGTCAACCAGCATCTCGCCGCCGTGCACATCGTCGCGGCGGCCGAGGCGCTCGCCCTGGCCGAGCGCCTGGACCTGGACCCCGCGTTCGTGCTCGACGTCGTGGGCGGGGGAGCGGCGGCATCCTTCATGCTCGGGGACCGGGGGCCGCGCATGCTCGCCGGCGAGGAGGCGCCCGTGCTCAGTCAGGTGGGCATCTTCGTCAAGGACACCGGGCTCGTCGCCGACGCGGCCGAGGCGGTGGGCATCGACCTGCCGGTGCTGCAGGCAGCGCGCGAGCGCTTTCTCGCCGCCGACGCACGAGGGCTGGGGCGCCGCGACGACTCCAGCGTCATCGAGACCTACCGGGCGGGGGACGGCCGGTGA
- a CDS encoding GNAT family N-acetyltransferase produces MPVSFHEAAPAEMDPIRLYSILKLRVDVFVVEQRAAYDELDGRDVEPGARLYWAEEDGEVLATLRVLREADGRRIGRVATAAVARGRGLAAELMRRAVAACAGAQIVLDGQLQLERWYEGFGFARSGEVFVEDDIPHIPMTRPAAP; encoded by the coding sequence GTGCCCGTCAGCTTCCATGAGGCAGCCCCCGCCGAAATGGACCCCATCCGCTTGTATTCGATTCTGAAGCTCCGCGTCGATGTGTTCGTCGTCGAGCAGCGCGCGGCATACGACGAGCTCGACGGCAGGGACGTCGAGCCGGGCGCGCGCCTCTATTGGGCGGAGGAGGACGGCGAGGTCCTCGCCACGCTGCGGGTCCTCAGAGAGGCGGACGGCCGGCGCATCGGACGCGTCGCGACCGCAGCGGTGGCACGGGGTCGAGGCCTTGCCGCGGAGCTCATGCGGCGCGCGGTCGCCGCGTGCGCCGGAGCGCAGATCGTGCTGGACGGGCAGCTGCAGCTCGAGCGCTGGTACGAGGGCTTCGGGTTCGCCCGCTCCGGGGAGGTCTTCGTCGAAGACGACATCCCCCACATCCCGATGACCCGGCCCGCGGCGCCGTAG
- a CDS encoding low specificity L-threonine aldolase: protein MTTLHDTAVRGFASDNYSGVHPEVLAAIAAAGGGHQIAYGDDDYTAALQQVFARHFGDGVEAFPVFNGTGANVTGLQSMLPRWGAVIAASTAHINVDEGGAPERVAGIKILTVPTDDGKLTPELVDREAWGWGDEHRAQPLVVSITQSTELGTLYTPDEIRALADHAHARGMRLHLDGARIANAAAALDLPLAAFTRDVGVDVLSFGGTKNGAMIGEAVVVLDPAASEGLRYLRKLNMQLSSKMRFISAQLIALLDGDLWLRNARHSNAMAARLRSAVEAGIADGTIRGVEFTQPTQVNGVFATLPEGVADRLRERFRFYDWDATRREVRWMCSFDTEAEDVDAFVAELSRLTRD from the coding sequence GTGACGACCCTCCACGACACCGCCGTCCGCGGCTTCGCCAGCGACAACTACTCCGGCGTGCACCCAGAGGTGCTCGCCGCCATCGCAGCGGCGGGCGGCGGCCACCAGATCGCCTACGGGGACGACGACTACACCGCTGCCCTGCAGCAGGTGTTCGCCCGGCACTTCGGCGATGGCGTCGAGGCGTTTCCGGTGTTCAACGGCACCGGCGCCAACGTCACCGGCCTGCAGTCGATGCTGCCCCGGTGGGGCGCCGTGATCGCCGCGTCCACCGCGCACATCAACGTCGACGAGGGCGGCGCTCCCGAGCGGGTCGCGGGCATCAAGATCCTCACCGTTCCGACCGACGACGGAAAGCTCACCCCCGAGCTGGTCGACCGCGAGGCATGGGGATGGGGCGACGAGCACCGCGCCCAGCCGCTGGTCGTCTCGATCACCCAGTCCACCGAACTCGGCACCCTGTACACCCCGGACGAGATCCGCGCCCTGGCCGACCACGCCCACGCGCGCGGCATGCGCCTGCACCTCGACGGCGCCCGCATCGCCAATGCCGCCGCTGCGCTGGACCTGCCGCTGGCGGCGTTCACCCGCGACGTCGGCGTCGACGTGCTGAGCTTCGGCGGCACCAAGAACGGCGCGATGATCGGCGAGGCCGTCGTGGTGCTCGACCCCGCGGCATCCGAGGGTCTGCGGTACCTGCGCAAGCTCAACATGCAGCTGTCCTCGAAGATGCGCTTCATCTCCGCCCAGCTGATCGCGCTGCTCGACGGCGACCTGTGGCTGCGCAACGCCCGCCACTCCAACGCGATGGCCGCGCGGCTGCGCAGCGCCGTCGAGGCGGGCATCGCCGACGGCACGATCCGAGGCGTGGAGTTCACCCAGCCCACCCAGGTCAACGGGGTGTTCGCGACCTTGCCCGAGGGGGTCGCCGACCGGCTGCGCGAGCGATTCCGCTTCTACGACTGGGATGCCACGCGTCGCGAGGTGCGCTGGATGTGCTCCTTCGACACCGAGGCCGAGGACGTCGACGCCTTCGTCGCCGAACTGTCCCGCCTGACGCGCGACTGA
- a CDS encoding ribose-5-phosphate isomerase, whose translation MALRLVIGSDDAGFEYKERLKADLEANDLVAEVVDVGVDADGHTNYPAIAIAAAERVAAGDADRALLICGTGLGVAIAANKVSGVRAVTAHDPYSVERAVLSNNAQVLCMGQRVIGLELARRLVGEWLTYTFDPQSASNEKVQEICAYEDA comes from the coding sequence ATGGCACTACGACTGGTGATCGGCTCGGACGACGCGGGCTTCGAGTACAAGGAACGACTCAAGGCCGACCTCGAGGCGAACGATCTCGTCGCCGAGGTCGTGGATGTCGGCGTCGACGCCGACGGACACACCAACTATCCGGCGATCGCGATCGCCGCGGCCGAGCGCGTCGCCGCCGGCGACGCCGACCGGGCGCTGCTGATCTGCGGCACGGGGCTCGGGGTGGCGATCGCGGCGAACAAGGTCAGCGGCGTGCGCGCCGTGACCGCGCACGATCCCTACAGCGTCGAGCGCGCGGTGCTGTCCAACAACGCGCAGGTGCTGTGCATGGGGCAGCGCGTGATCGGGTTGGAGCTCGCACGCCGACTCGTCGGAGAGTGGCTCACCTACACGTTCGACCCGCAGAGCGCGTCGAACGAGAAGGTGCAGGAGATCTGCGCGTACGAGGACGCCTGA
- a CDS encoding 3-hydroxyacyl-CoA dehydrogenase family protein yields the protein MTDTSRPVYAVVGSGYMGGGIAQVLALSGADVRIADVDIAIAQGNRDRLIAEARQFADDGLFPADAADVIAERVTAATIEDAVAGASFIEEAVPEKIEIKHATLRRISEAAAPDAIIGSNTSTILIGKLAEAVVNPERFLGVHFSNPAPFIPGVELIPHATTDAAVIPVVEQVVAATGKQTARVKDATGFVLNRLQYALFHEATQLVEEGVATPEDIDTIVRTTFGFRLPFFGPFAIADMAGLDVYAFCYASLQTEFPERFATPQILEDLVAAGKFGTKSGGGFLDVPAERTPELIAYRNKAYVAMQKLLDELGPAPIHPGPAAVEN from the coding sequence ATGACCGACACCTCTCGCCCCGTCTACGCCGTGGTCGGCAGCGGCTACATGGGCGGTGGCATCGCCCAGGTGCTCGCCCTCTCGGGTGCCGACGTCCGCATCGCCGACGTCGATATCGCAATCGCCCAGGGCAACCGCGATCGCCTCATCGCCGAAGCCCGCCAGTTCGCCGACGATGGCCTGTTCCCCGCCGACGCCGCTGACGTCATCGCCGAGCGCGTCACCGCCGCGACGATCGAGGATGCCGTCGCCGGTGCGAGCTTCATCGAAGAAGCCGTGCCCGAGAAGATCGAGATCAAGCACGCCACCCTCCGCCGCATCAGCGAGGCCGCCGCTCCCGACGCGATCATCGGGAGCAACACCTCCACGATCCTCATCGGCAAGCTCGCCGAGGCGGTGGTGAACCCTGAGCGCTTCCTCGGGGTGCACTTCTCCAACCCGGCGCCCTTCATCCCCGGCGTCGAGCTCATCCCGCACGCCACGACGGATGCCGCCGTCATCCCGGTCGTCGAGCAGGTCGTCGCCGCGACCGGCAAGCAGACCGCGCGGGTGAAGGATGCCACCGGGTTCGTGCTCAACCGCCTGCAGTACGCCCTGTTCCATGAGGCGACGCAGCTGGTTGAGGAGGGGGTGGCGACGCCCGAGGACATCGACACGATCGTGCGCACCACGTTCGGCTTCCGTCTGCCGTTCTTCGGGCCGTTCGCGATCGCCGACATGGCCGGGCTCGACGTGTACGCGTTCTGCTACGCGTCGCTGCAGACCGAGTTCCCCGAGCGCTTCGCGACCCCGCAGATCCTCGAGGACCTCGTCGCCGCCGGCAAGTTCGGCACGAAGTCCGGCGGCGGGTTCCTCGACGTGCCCGCCGAGCGCACCCCCGAGCTCATCGCGTACCGCAACAAGGCGTACGTCGCGATGCAGAAGCTCCTCGACGAGCTCGGCCCTGCCCCGATCCACCCCGGCCCCGCAGCCGTGGAGAACTGA
- a CDS encoding four-carbon acid sugar kinase family protein: MKTVVLDDDPTGTQSAAGVDVLLAFDVDGIREALRAADSVYVQTNSRAIDEDAAIALVREVRDAARAAAAALGEEVQFVLRGDSTLRGHVFAETAQFLGDDAVIVFCPAFPAGGRTTLDGVHLVRIGDETLTAHETEYADDPVFPFTTGVLVDYVAEKSGRDAVSVALADVRAGRVADAIAAAPAGAVIVPDAETEDDIERIAAGIRDARAAGREVVVRSAAPLAAALAGVVSERLLPTPLTAHPAPTLVACGSHTAGASAQLAPLEVRHGPAVVIATADAFADPDAAGRAAAAEARQRLAETGLAIIATERTRRPEHNTLRHGELVMRALTKAVQTLVPDVEAVVAKGGITSAELARTGVGATRARVRGQVLPGVSVWDLVSADGEDRLYVVVPGNVGGPSTLLDVVAALGH; the protein is encoded by the coding sequence GTGAAGACCGTCGTGCTCGACGACGACCCCACCGGCACCCAGTCCGCCGCCGGCGTCGACGTGCTGCTCGCCTTCGACGTCGACGGCATCCGCGAGGCGCTGCGCGCCGCCGACAGCGTGTACGTGCAGACCAACTCCCGCGCGATCGATGAGGATGCCGCCATCGCGCTCGTCCGCGAGGTGCGCGACGCCGCCCGTGCCGCTGCCGCGGCGCTGGGCGAAGAGGTGCAGTTCGTGCTGCGGGGGGACTCGACCCTGCGCGGGCACGTCTTCGCCGAGACCGCGCAGTTTCTCGGCGACGACGCCGTGATCGTCTTCTGTCCCGCGTTCCCCGCGGGTGGACGCACGACGCTCGACGGCGTTCACCTCGTGCGCATCGGGGACGAGACCCTTACCGCGCACGAGACCGAATACGCCGACGACCCGGTCTTCCCCTTCACCACCGGCGTGCTGGTGGACTACGTCGCCGAGAAGTCCGGGCGTGACGCCGTCTCGGTGGCGCTCGCCGATGTCCGCGCCGGTCGCGTGGCCGACGCGATCGCAGCCGCTCCGGCAGGCGCCGTGATCGTCCCCGACGCCGAGACCGAGGACGACATCGAGCGCATCGCCGCGGGCATCCGCGACGCGCGCGCCGCCGGCCGGGAGGTGGTGGTGCGCAGCGCCGCGCCGCTGGCCGCCGCCCTCGCCGGGGTCGTCTCCGAGAGGCTCCTGCCCACCCCGCTCACGGCGCACCCCGCCCCGACGCTCGTGGCGTGCGGATCGCACACCGCCGGGGCCTCGGCGCAGCTCGCTCCGCTCGAGGTGCGGCACGGCCCCGCGGTCGTCATCGCCACCGCCGACGCGTTCGCCGACCCCGATGCCGCCGGGCGCGCGGCGGCGGCCGAAGCCCGCCAGCGCCTCGCCGAGACCGGGCTGGCCATCATTGCGACCGAGCGCACCCGCCGACCCGAGCACAACACGCTGCGCCACGGCGAGCTCGTGATGCGCGCCCTCACGAAAGCGGTGCAGACGCTCGTCCCCGACGTCGAGGCGGTCGTCGCCAAGGGCGGCATCACCTCGGCGGAGCTCGCCCGCACCGGCGTCGGCGCCACGCGCGCCCGCGTGCGCGGACAGGTGCTGCCGGGGGTGTCGGTGTGGGACCTCGTCTCCGCCGACGGCGAGGACCGCCTCTACGTCGTCGTCCCCGGAAACGTCGGCGGACCGTCGACCCTTCTCGACGTGGTTGCGGCCCTCGGGCACTGA